Proteins co-encoded in one Gopherus evgoodei ecotype Sinaloan lineage chromosome 4, rGopEvg1_v1.p, whole genome shotgun sequence genomic window:
- the ZBTB25 gene encoding zinc finger and BTB domain-containing protein 25 isoform X2, translating into MDTASHSLVLLQQLNMQREFGFLCDCTVAIGDVYFKAHRAVLAAFSNYFKMIFIHQTSECIKIQPTDIQPDIFSYLLHIMYTGKGPKQTVNPSRLEEGIRFLHADYLSHIAIKMNQILSPETMQSSNLYGIQISTAHKATKVGLGAKENLTNANNRSANQGDHPQLQLSLAIGLDDSILEQQITHPSTQAAGAVKPVEELQKSSLSIKQEKCDPEPVVSQSHTSPSPDVSKTNLSMHLCHYCGERFDSHGNLREHLNTHVSGSLPFGVPASILESNDLGEVQPITEKGEAIESHRLGAFLMKENEHPSEHPSHSNTEPLQYGQLSLISKDTEPVELNCNFSFSRKRKISCTVCGHKFLQKSQLLEHMYTHKGKQYKYNRCQRFGNPVAHRFHPYCDSWSDCTVKCSRLSQDHLDSSCAVESDLAPENVDAILVE; encoded by the exons ATGGATACAGCTAGTCACAGTCTAGTCCTCCTGCAGCAGTTGAACATGCAGCGTGAGTTTGGTTTTCTCTGTGACTGTACAGTTGCAATAGGAGATGTTTACTTCAAGGCCCACAGAGCAGTGCTAGCTGCTTTTTCAAACTACTTTAAGATGATATTTATTCACCAGACAAG tgaATGCATAAAGATTCAGCCTACAGATATCCAGCCAGATATATTTAGCTATCTGTTGCACATCATGTACACTGGAAAAGGTCCAAAGCAGACAGTCAACCCCAGCCGGCTGGAGGAGGGCATTCGATTTCTCCATGCAGACTACCTTTCCCATATTGCAATTAAAATGAACCAGATACTTTCCCCAGAGACGATGCAGTCTTCAAACTTATATGGAATTCAGATCTCAACCGCACACAAAGCAACAAAGGTAGGTCTTGGAGCAAAAGAAAATCTGACAAATGCCAACAACAGGTCTGCTAACCAGGGCGATCACCCACAGTTACAGCTGTCACTTgccattggactagatgacagtATCCTTGAACAACAGATCACCCATCCTTCCACCCAAGCAGCTGGGGCTGTCAAACCAGTGGAGGAGCTTCAGAAATCTTCTTTGTCTATAAAGCAGGAGAAATGTGACCCCGAGCCAGTGGTGTCCCAAAGTCACACGTCGCCCTCTCCAGATGTTTCTAAAACTAATCTCAGCATGCATTTATGTCATTACTGTGGGGAGCGTTTTGATTCCCATGGCAATTTGCGGGAACACCTGAACACTCACGTCTCTGGCTCACTTCCCTTTGGCGTCCCAGCCTCCATCCTGGAGAGCAATGACCTTGGTGAAGTGCAGCCTATTACTGAAAAGGGGGAAGCTATTGAAAGTCACCGGCTCGGTGCCTTCCTAATGAAAGAGAATGAGCATCCATCAGAACATCCAAGCCATAGTAACACAGAGCCGTTACAGTACGGACAGTTGTCGCTAATCTCCAAAGACACTGAGCCTGTGGAGTTAAACTGCAACTTCTCTTTttcaagaaagagaaaaatcagtTGCACAGTCTGTGGCCATAAATTTCTCCAAAAGAGCCAGTTGCTGgaacacatgtacacacacaaaggGAAACAGTACAAATACAACCGATGCCAAAGGTTTGGTAACCCAGTAGCCCACAGGTTTCATCCTTATTGTGACAGTTGGTCTGACTGTACAGTAAAATGTTCCAGGCTCTCTCAAGATCACCTAGATTCATCATGTGCAGTGGAGTCTGATCTTGCTCCAGAAAACGTTGATGCAATCCTCGTAGAATAG
- the ZBTB25 gene encoding zinc finger and BTB domain-containing protein 25 isoform X1: MAEMRGAPGPGACASRGRLPGPTAAQAGASHRNAMDTASHSLVLLQQLNMQREFGFLCDCTVAIGDVYFKAHRAVLAAFSNYFKMIFIHQTSECIKIQPTDIQPDIFSYLLHIMYTGKGPKQTVNPSRLEEGIRFLHADYLSHIAIKMNQILSPETMQSSNLYGIQISTAHKATKVGLGAKENLTNANNRSANQGDHPQLQLSLAIGLDDSILEQQITHPSTQAAGAVKPVEELQKSSLSIKQEKCDPEPVVSQSHTSPSPDVSKTNLSMHLCHYCGERFDSHGNLREHLNTHVSGSLPFGVPASILESNDLGEVQPITEKGEAIESHRLGAFLMKENEHPSEHPSHSNTEPLQYGQLSLISKDTEPVELNCNFSFSRKRKISCTVCGHKFLQKSQLLEHMYTHKGKQYKYNRCQRFGNPVAHRFHPYCDSWSDCTVKCSRLSQDHLDSSCAVESDLAPENVDAILVE; the protein is encoded by the exons ATGGCCGAGATGAGAGGCGCGCCAGGGCCCGGTGCATGCGCGAGCCGCGGCCGCCTCCCCGGGCCAACAGCTGCGCAGGCTGGAGCCTCCCACCG AAACGCCATGGATACAGCTAGTCACAGTCTAGTCCTCCTGCAGCAGTTGAACATGCAGCGTGAGTTTGGTTTTCTCTGTGACTGTACAGTTGCAATAGGAGATGTTTACTTCAAGGCCCACAGAGCAGTGCTAGCTGCTTTTTCAAACTACTTTAAGATGATATTTATTCACCAGACAAG tgaATGCATAAAGATTCAGCCTACAGATATCCAGCCAGATATATTTAGCTATCTGTTGCACATCATGTACACTGGAAAAGGTCCAAAGCAGACAGTCAACCCCAGCCGGCTGGAGGAGGGCATTCGATTTCTCCATGCAGACTACCTTTCCCATATTGCAATTAAAATGAACCAGATACTTTCCCCAGAGACGATGCAGTCTTCAAACTTATATGGAATTCAGATCTCAACCGCACACAAAGCAACAAAGGTAGGTCTTGGAGCAAAAGAAAATCTGACAAATGCCAACAACAGGTCTGCTAACCAGGGCGATCACCCACAGTTACAGCTGTCACTTgccattggactagatgacagtATCCTTGAACAACAGATCACCCATCCTTCCACCCAAGCAGCTGGGGCTGTCAAACCAGTGGAGGAGCTTCAGAAATCTTCTTTGTCTATAAAGCAGGAGAAATGTGACCCCGAGCCAGTGGTGTCCCAAAGTCACACGTCGCCCTCTCCAGATGTTTCTAAAACTAATCTCAGCATGCATTTATGTCATTACTGTGGGGAGCGTTTTGATTCCCATGGCAATTTGCGGGAACACCTGAACACTCACGTCTCTGGCTCACTTCCCTTTGGCGTCCCAGCCTCCATCCTGGAGAGCAATGACCTTGGTGAAGTGCAGCCTATTACTGAAAAGGGGGAAGCTATTGAAAGTCACCGGCTCGGTGCCTTCCTAATGAAAGAGAATGAGCATCCATCAGAACATCCAAGCCATAGTAACACAGAGCCGTTACAGTACGGACAGTTGTCGCTAATCTCCAAAGACACTGAGCCTGTGGAGTTAAACTGCAACTTCTCTTTttcaagaaagagaaaaatcagtTGCACAGTCTGTGGCCATAAATTTCTCCAAAAGAGCCAGTTGCTGgaacacatgtacacacacaaaggGAAACAGTACAAATACAACCGATGCCAAAGGTTTGGTAACCCAGTAGCCCACAGGTTTCATCCTTATTGTGACAGTTGGTCTGACTGTACAGTAAAATGTTCCAGGCTCTCTCAAGATCACCTAGATTCATCATGTGCAGTGGAGTCTGATCTTGCTCCAGAAAACGTTGATGCAATCCTCGTAGAATAG